A section of the Verrucomicrobiota bacterium genome encodes:
- a CDS encoding glycosyltransferase family 2 protein, with amino-acid sequence MPKESFAGPGDRPPALTVVIPVFNEEDNIVPLAREVLHALEPTGVSFEILFVDDASRDGTPNALRQAGALDARVRWVRHAANAGQSAALWTGLRASSSLWVATLDGDGQNDPADLPVMMKRLEPVDMVCGHRVTRQDSWLRRCSSRIAFGARAWILGSSFRDTGCALRVFRRSCVESLFPFNGIHRFLPILVARSGGRVEEVPVGHRPRAFGVSKYGVWNRLWRGLFDLAGVAWYLKRRLPEQPLDPG; translated from the coding sequence GTGCCTAAGGAATCCTTCGCCGGGCCCGGGGACCGTCCGCCCGCGCTGACGGTGGTCATTCCCGTCTTCAACGAGGAAGACAACATCGTGCCTTTGGCCCGGGAAGTTCTCCATGCTTTGGAGCCTACGGGTGTTTCATTCGAGATTCTGTTCGTGGACGACGCGAGCCGGGACGGCACGCCCAACGCCCTTCGCCAGGCGGGCGCGCTCGACGCGCGCGTGCGCTGGGTCCGCCATGCGGCGAATGCCGGTCAGAGCGCCGCGCTTTGGACAGGCCTCCGCGCCTCCTCGTCGCTTTGGGTGGCAACCTTGGATGGCGACGGCCAGAATGATCCGGCGGATTTGCCCGTCATGATGAAGCGGCTCGAGCCAGTGGACATGGTCTGCGGGCATCGGGTCACACGCCAGGATTCCTGGCTGCGCCGCTGCTCCAGCCGCATCGCCTTTGGCGCGCGCGCCTGGATCCTGGGTTCAAGTTTTCGCGATACAGGGTGTGCCTTGCGCGTTTTCAGGAGGTCATGCGTGGAGTCGCTGTTCCCCTTCAACGGCATTCATCGCTTCCTGCCCATCCTGGTCGCTCGAAGCGGCGGGCGGGTGGAAGAAGTGCCGGTCGGACATCGCCCGCGCGCCTTTGGAGTTTCGAAGTACGGAGTTTGGAATCGCCTCTGGCGCGGGCTTTTCGATTTGGCGGGCGTTGCATGGTATCTGAAACGACGCCTGCCGGAACAACCCCTCGACCCGGGTTAG
- a CDS encoding septum formation initiator family protein yields MNFEPGIWNRMTHAIILLLVIAGAIGVGVWYYPLFERQQSLRAKVMEIDRELRKEEELTRRLRSSIEAASKDPRTIERMARERLGYARTGETVFRFEPPAATPRN; encoded by the coding sequence ATGAATTTTGAGCCTGGCATTTGGAACAGGATGACCCATGCGATCATCCTTCTCCTCGTGATTGCGGGCGCCATTGGGGTCGGGGTGTGGTATTATCCGTTGTTCGAACGGCAGCAAAGTTTGCGCGCCAAGGTCATGGAAATTGACCGGGAACTGCGGAAGGAAGAGGAGTTGACTCGGAGATTGAGGTCTTCCATCGAGGCCGCCAGCAAAGACCCGAGAACCATCGAACGGATGGCCAGGGAGCGCTTGGGCTACGCGCGAACCGGAGAAACGGTCTTTCGCTTCGAGCCCCCTGCAGCAACTCCGCGAAACTGA
- a CDS encoding fatty acid desaturase, translating into MNNTICQVPTRWKEDVVKFQKSSIPRAVWQVLNTTVPYGLLWLLMYFAVQVSPWLALPLAVLAGALVVRIFIFFHDCGHGSFFQSRKANDALGSCLGILTFTPYFHWRWEHNIHHSTSGDLDRRGTGDIWTMTVQEYMESSRWRKMAYRFTRNPLVLFGLAPLFLFLVHQRFSNRNAPDRERHSVWLTNLAVAALALALGLIYGWANYLMIQITVTLTAGAIGIWMFYVQHQFEDVYWERAENWDYTAAALQGSSFYKLPKILQWFSGNIGFHHIHHLSPRIPNYNLERCHESVPLFQQVKPITLLSSLKSLTFRLWDEKHRKLVGYRGLHQIRKEIRKQRAATRHATANAQP; encoded by the coding sequence ATGAATAATACCATTTGCCAGGTTCCCACCCGGTGGAAAGAGGATGTCGTGAAGTTTCAGAAGTCCTCGATTCCCCGCGCCGTGTGGCAGGTCCTGAACACGACGGTTCCTTACGGCCTTCTGTGGTTGTTGATGTATTTTGCGGTGCAGGTATCTCCTTGGCTGGCACTGCCTTTGGCGGTGCTGGCGGGGGCGTTAGTGGTGAGGATTTTCATCTTCTTCCATGACTGTGGCCACGGTTCCTTCTTTCAGTCGCGCAAGGCAAACGATGCCTTGGGGTCATGCTTGGGAATCTTGACCTTCACGCCCTATTTTCACTGGCGTTGGGAGCACAACATCCATCATTCCACTTCAGGTGATTTGGATCGGAGAGGCACCGGGGACATCTGGACGATGACGGTGCAGGAATACATGGAATCTTCGCGCTGGCGGAAGATGGCGTATCGTTTTACGCGAAATCCGCTCGTTTTGTTTGGGCTGGCGCCTCTGTTTTTGTTCCTCGTTCATCAACGATTCTCGAATCGCAATGCCCCGGATCGGGAGCGGCATTCCGTGTGGCTGACCAATCTGGCGGTAGCCGCCCTGGCTTTGGCTTTGGGCTTGATTTACGGTTGGGCCAATTACCTGATGATCCAGATCACCGTGACCTTGACCGCGGGAGCCATCGGCATCTGGATGTTCTACGTCCAGCATCAGTTTGAGGATGTGTATTGGGAGAGGGCCGAGAATTGGGATTACACCGCGGCGGCCCTTCAGGGCAGCTCGTTTTACAAACTTCCGAAGATCTTGCAGTGGTTCTCGGGGAATATCGGCTTCCACCACATTCACCATCTGAGCCCCCGCATTCCGAACTACAATTTGGAGCGATGTCACGAATCCGTCCCCTTGTTCCAGCAGGTCAAACCCATCACCTTGCTTTCGAGCTTGAAGTCGCTGACCTTTCGGCTCTGGGACGAGAAGCACCGGAAGCTCGTGGGCTACAGGGGATTGCATCAGATTCGGAAGGAAATCCGGAAGCAGCGAGCGGCGACCAGACACGCCACGGCGAATGCACAGCCCTAG
- a CDS encoding Gfo/Idh/MocA family oxidoreductase, producing MTQTPVKTPFSLLRTRRRFLQTASVAAFSAASWSRVRGANDRIRVGCIGVGLVGRIHLRNFHASPGAQVAAVSEVHQPRLEAAAALAPGCARYPDFRRLLDDRSLDAVIISTPDHWHALMTMMACAAGKDVYVEKPLTLFVREGEWMNQVAGRFKRVVQVGTQQRSGPHYQKARELVRSGHLGKLVSVQINYFRNVAPGFGTPADSSPPPDLDWELFLGPAPKRPYNPNRGLYHFRWFWDTSGGQMTNLGQHSLDVVHWLAGVDGARAVTSSGGRFYLKDNCEVPDTQDALIEYPDFRAVVQFRECAAGAGATGMGGVEFHGTRGTMVLGRDGFEITGDKRENPVNIVARIIGGHPVGGPQPVPEPEGAATRWTDPVQDTSGDWKDQYVRHARHFLDCIRSRQTPNSDLKSGHEIATVCHLANISLRTGRKIHWNASKQDTVGDREASRMLFRTYRSPWDRELRALGIRF from the coding sequence ATGACACAAACCCCTGTCAAAACACCCTTCTCCTTGCTCAGGACCCGCCGTCGATTCCTGCAAACGGCCTCCGTCGCCGCCTTCTCCGCGGCCTCTTGGAGCCGTGTTCGCGGAGCCAATGACCGAATCCGCGTCGGTTGTATTGGCGTCGGCCTGGTGGGACGCATCCACCTCCGGAATTTCCACGCCTCGCCAGGAGCCCAGGTTGCCGCCGTGTCCGAAGTGCACCAACCGCGTCTTGAAGCCGCCGCAGCGCTCGCGCCGGGATGCGCGCGTTATCCGGATTTCCGCCGATTACTCGACGATCGTTCGTTGGACGCCGTGATCATCAGCACCCCCGATCATTGGCATGCGCTCATGACCATGATGGCTTGCGCCGCGGGCAAAGACGTCTACGTGGAAAAGCCTTTGACGCTGTTCGTCCGCGAAGGCGAATGGATGAATCAAGTCGCCGGTCGCTTCAAGCGCGTCGTCCAAGTGGGCACACAACAACGTTCCGGGCCCCATTACCAGAAAGCCCGCGAGCTCGTTCGCTCCGGCCATCTCGGAAAGCTGGTCTCCGTTCAAATCAACTATTTTCGCAATGTCGCCCCCGGATTCGGCACCCCGGCGGACTCTTCCCCGCCCCCGGATCTTGATTGGGAACTGTTCCTCGGCCCGGCCCCCAAGCGCCCGTACAATCCCAACCGCGGCCTCTATCATTTTCGGTGGTTCTGGGATACCTCCGGCGGGCAAATGACCAACCTCGGCCAGCATTCCCTGGATGTGGTGCACTGGTTGGCCGGGGTCGACGGAGCCCGTGCAGTCACGAGTTCCGGCGGCCGCTTCTATCTCAAGGACAACTGTGAAGTGCCAGACACTCAGGACGCTTTGATCGAGTATCCGGACTTTCGCGCAGTCGTGCAATTCCGCGAATGCGCTGCTGGCGCTGGAGCCACCGGCATGGGCGGGGTCGAATTCCACGGCACCCGCGGCACCATGGTCCTGGGTCGGGACGGTTTTGAAATCACCGGTGATAAGAGGGAGAATCCCGTCAACATCGTCGCCCGCATCATTGGCGGACATCCCGTGGGAGGACCTCAGCCCGTTCCTGAGCCGGAGGGCGCGGCGACCCGCTGGACCGACCCTGTCCAAGACACCTCGGGCGATTGGAAAGATCAATACGTGCGGCACGCGCGTCATTTTCTCGATTGCATCCGTTCCCGCCAAACCCCCAACTCCGATTTGAAGAGCGGACACGAGATCGCGACCGTCTGTCACCTCGCCAACATTTCCCTCCGCACCGGACGAAAGATTCATTGGAACGCGAGCAAGCAGGACACCGTCGGCGATCGTGAAGCCTCCCGCATGCTTTTCCGGACGTACCGATCCCCGTGGGATCGCGAACTGCGCGCTCTTGGCATTCGGTTTTGA
- a CDS encoding sugar phosphate isomerase/epimerase — MPAPVIPHAPRSVRLGLGMHSFGEHWRAAKDRHPAASFHDALSFLQYARREGADGVQVALGSPDASLARALRAEQDEHGLYLEAQTPLPFSESELPRFRRDLDFAVTCGARVVRTAALSGRRYETFASLADYEQFKESSWLALQRAEREAKKAGILLAIENHKDWLADELVSWISQLASDHAGVCVDTGNNIALLEDPYEVIDKLAPFATSVHLKDMGVKKSGDGFLLSEVPLGEGTLDLGRVAATLLKANPRLRLNIEMITRNPLSVPCLLPRYWETFPRRPARDLARALGGVERWQSKESLPSVEGLSFEDRLQFEARNVSLCLSKGRTLWRG, encoded by the coding sequence ATGCCGGCCCCCGTCATTCCCCATGCGCCGCGATCCGTGCGCCTTGGTCTTGGCATGCATTCCTTTGGCGAGCATTGGCGCGCCGCGAAAGACCGCCATCCCGCCGCTTCCTTTCACGACGCCCTCTCCTTCCTTCAGTATGCCCGGCGCGAAGGTGCGGACGGTGTTCAGGTAGCCTTGGGCTCACCCGATGCCAGTCTCGCCCGCGCCCTGCGCGCCGAACAGGACGAGCACGGCCTCTATCTTGAAGCGCAGACCCCGCTGCCCTTTTCAGAATCCGAGCTGCCCCGCTTTCGCCGCGATCTCGATTTCGCCGTGACGTGTGGAGCCCGAGTGGTTCGCACGGCCGCACTGAGTGGACGTCGCTACGAAACCTTTGCTTCGCTCGCGGACTACGAGCAATTCAAGGAGAGTTCCTGGCTGGCGCTTCAGCGGGCGGAACGGGAAGCGAAGAAAGCGGGGATTCTTCTCGCCATCGAGAACCACAAGGACTGGCTCGCGGACGAACTGGTTTCCTGGATATCCCAACTGGCCAGTGACCACGCCGGAGTTTGTGTGGATACCGGCAACAACATTGCCCTGCTGGAAGATCCCTACGAAGTCATCGATAAACTGGCGCCTTTTGCCACCTCCGTTCACCTCAAGGACATGGGGGTCAAAAAGAGCGGGGACGGATTCCTACTCTCCGAAGTTCCTCTGGGCGAGGGGACGCTGGATCTGGGCCGCGTGGCCGCGACTTTGTTGAAAGCCAATCCAAGACTGCGTTTGAATATCGAGATGATAACGCGGAATCCGCTTTCCGTGCCTTGCCTCCTCCCTCGCTACTGGGAGACCTTTCCCCGGCGTCCAGCCCGGGACTTGGCCCGTGCCCTCGGCGGGGTTGAACGTTGGCAGTCGAAGGAATCCCTGCCCTCGGTGGAAGGGCTTTCTTTCGAGGATCGGCTTCAATTTGAGGCTCGAAACGTTTCGCTTTGCCTCTCAAAAGGCCGCACCCTTTGGCGCGGCTAA
- a CDS encoding 3-oxoacyl-ACP reductase FabG, translated as MLPGINQFKLDGRVALVTGGSKGLGFAMASGLASAGADVMIVSRNLSEAMAAASEIQRNYSRRALAFAADVTDPEEVRAMTDRTLEEMGRLDILINSAGINIRGPIEDLTPEQFNQVMAVNVTGTWLTCREAVPYLKQSPAGRIINISSAVGLVGLSGRTPYTASKGAVIQMTRTLALELAASGVTANSICPGPFLTDMNTAIANTEDGKRFVVGATALKRWARLEEIQGAAIFLASDAASYVTGSVLTVDGGWTAQ; from the coding sequence ATGCTGCCTGGAATCAATCAATTCAAGTTGGACGGACGCGTCGCCCTCGTCACGGGGGGGTCCAAAGGTCTGGGTTTCGCCATGGCCTCAGGATTGGCTTCCGCGGGTGCCGATGTGATGATCGTGAGCCGCAATCTCTCCGAAGCCATGGCGGCCGCCAGCGAAATTCAACGCAACTATTCCCGGCGCGCTCTCGCGTTCGCCGCCGATGTCACTGACCCCGAGGAGGTCCGGGCCATGACGGACCGGACCCTCGAGGAAATGGGACGCCTGGATATCCTCATCAACAGCGCCGGCATCAATATTCGAGGCCCCATCGAGGACCTCACCCCCGAGCAATTCAACCAGGTCATGGCGGTCAATGTCACCGGCACCTGGCTCACCTGCCGGGAGGCGGTCCCTTATCTCAAACAATCACCGGCCGGCCGGATTATCAACATTTCCAGTGCTGTCGGACTGGTCGGACTGTCCGGAAGAACCCCCTACACCGCCAGCAAGGGCGCGGTCATTCAAATGACCCGGACGCTAGCTCTTGAACTCGCCGCCTCCGGTGTGACCGCCAACTCGATTTGTCCCGGACCCTTCTTGACGGACATGAACACCGCCATCGCCAATACCGAGGACGGCAAGCGTTTCGTGGTGGGCGCCACCGCGCTCAAGCGTTGGGCGCGTTTAGAAGAAATCCAGGGCGCCGCCATCTTCCTCGCCAGCGATGCCGCCAGCTACGTCACCGGCAGCGTTCTGACTGTGGACGGGGGGTGGACTGCGCAATAG
- a CDS encoding YjgP/YjgQ family permease, with the protein MGFHTRSRAGPERRVKTLQLYLVRQVLATLLLTVGVFTGALLLGNVLKEVLAMLVNGQASLAVVAKAVALLIPYVLAYALPMGLLTSMLLVFGRLSADQELTAVKAGGISLLSLASPLILGGAALSVLSAWVNLELAPKCRGAYKDLFEQFATRNPGALIPEGRFVRDIPGHLVYAGKVHGTNLSDVLFCKFKDGEKILDIRAESAVILYNPAAREVRFEFSNAQVFQRIADLPQPDSENPADTHSTPSTEPPAEGAFTGPRWQPVMIPGVYASEEPILLPEKSGRGREPKISELSFQELILKRRELRRLGISGLTPVEKKLHSQIEVQMHRQAAYSFACVGFTLVGIPLGIRVHRRETSVGAALAVLLVLLYYGLTIIGQSVQDKNELLAKVLLWTPDLLFHSAGTFMLWRANRTS; encoded by the coding sequence ATGGGCTTTCACACCCGTTCCCGGGCGGGACCAGAACGTCGAGTGAAAACGCTTCAACTTTATCTGGTGCGGCAGGTGCTGGCGACACTCCTGCTCACCGTCGGCGTGTTCACCGGGGCCCTCCTCCTCGGCAACGTGCTCAAGGAAGTGCTGGCCATGCTCGTCAACGGCCAAGCCTCTCTGGCCGTTGTGGCCAAGGCCGTCGCTTTGCTGATTCCCTACGTGCTGGCCTACGCCCTGCCCATGGGCTTGTTGACGTCCATGCTCCTGGTCTTCGGGCGGCTCAGCGCGGATCAGGAACTCACCGCGGTCAAGGCCGGCGGCATCAGCCTGCTTAGCCTTGCCTCGCCTCTCATCCTCGGCGGTGCCGCGTTGAGCGTGCTGAGCGCGTGGGTAAACCTCGAACTCGCCCCAAAGTGCCGGGGCGCCTACAAGGACCTTTTCGAACAATTCGCGACCCGCAATCCAGGAGCCCTGATTCCGGAAGGACGCTTTGTTCGGGACATTCCCGGGCACCTCGTTTACGCCGGCAAGGTCCATGGCACCAATCTTTCCGACGTCCTTTTCTGCAAGTTCAAAGACGGTGAGAAGATACTCGATATCCGGGCGGAATCCGCCGTGATCCTTTACAATCCGGCGGCGCGCGAAGTTCGCTTCGAGTTCTCCAATGCCCAAGTCTTTCAGCGCATCGCCGACCTTCCCCAGCCGGATTCGGAAAATCCCGCCGACACCCACTCGACCCCGTCCACCGAGCCTCCGGCAGAAGGCGCGTTCACCGGCCCGCGCTGGCAGCCGGTCATGATCCCCGGCGTGTATGCCTCGGAGGAACCGATCCTGCTTCCCGAGAAATCAGGCCGAGGGCGGGAGCCCAAGATCAGCGAGCTTTCCTTCCAGGAGCTGATCCTCAAGCGGCGGGAACTCAGGCGGCTCGGCATTTCCGGGCTGACTCCGGTGGAAAAGAAGCTTCACTCTCAGATCGAAGTGCAAATGCACCGGCAAGCCGCTTACTCGTTCGCCTGTGTGGGCTTTACCCTCGTTGGGATCCCGCTGGGCATTCGCGTCCACCGGCGCGAAACGAGCGTCGGCGCCGCGCTCGCCGTCCTGCTCGTGCTGCTGTATTACGGACTCACCATCATCGGCCAATCGGTCCAGGATAAGAACGAACTGCTGGCCAAGGTGCTGCTCTGGACTCCCGACCTGCTTTTCCACTCCGCCGGAACTTTCATGCTCTGGCGTGCCAATCGCACGTCCTGA
- a CDS encoding dihydropteroate synthase, translated as MLTLEHLAKLLRRHPNALHAPVRSFSIGPRSFDFDRRPALMGVINLSPDSWYRESVCLSAEAAIRRGRILSAQGADLIDLGAESTLAHAARTDEVTQMARLRSVIETLAAEKILVSVETYSIEVARLALQAGAAVLNWTGNERDEDLFSLAAGSGAAVILCFVQGANPRAVGNLNLVSDPVGGLLRHFEPRVDKARSAGLHRLFLDPGLGFYYRNLQDSVVRIRHQMRVFLEAFRLRELGCPLCQALPHAFEVFQDEVRSAEPFFAVLAALGSTHLFRTHEIPRTRAVLETMGLYLPSQDGRIKGAAAGKSGRAGSKSRRP; from the coding sequence ATGCTCACCCTCGAACACCTCGCCAAACTCCTCCGCCGCCATCCTAACGCGCTCCACGCACCGGTCCGCAGTTTCTCAATCGGCCCGCGCTCCTTCGACTTCGACCGGCGCCCCGCGCTCATGGGAGTCATCAACCTCTCCCCCGACTCCTGGTACCGCGAAAGCGTTTGCCTTTCCGCCGAGGCGGCCATCCGCCGCGGACGCATTCTGTCCGCCCAGGGCGCCGATCTTATCGATCTCGGCGCCGAATCCACCCTGGCCCACGCCGCCCGCACGGACGAAGTCACGCAGATGGCCCGTTTGAGGAGCGTGATCGAAACGCTGGCCGCGGAGAAGATCCTGGTTTCGGTGGAAACTTACTCCATCGAAGTTGCCCGCCTGGCGCTTCAGGCCGGTGCGGCGGTGCTCAACTGGACCGGGAATGAAAGGGACGAAGACCTGTTCTCCCTCGCCGCCGGGTCGGGCGCCGCCGTCATCCTCTGCTTTGTCCAAGGCGCCAACCCGCGGGCGGTTGGAAATCTGAACCTCGTGTCCGATCCGGTGGGAGGGTTGCTTCGGCATTTTGAGCCGCGTGTCGACAAGGCCCGGTCCGCGGGGTTGCACCGGCTGTTCCTCGATCCCGGGCTCGGTTTTTACTACCGCAACTTGCAGGATAGCGTGGTGCGCATTCGCCACCAAATGCGGGTTTTCCTGGAGGCGTTTCGTCTCCGCGAATTGGGGTGCCCCCTTTGTCAGGCGCTGCCCCATGCGTTCGAGGTTTTTCAGGATGAAGTCCGCAGCGCGGAACCCTTTTTCGCCGTGCTGGCCGCGCTCGGTTCCACCCACTTGTTCCGCACCCACGAGATTCCCCGCACCCGTGCCGTGCTCGAAACCATGGGGCTCTATCTTCCGTCACAGGACGGACGAATCAAGGGCGCGGCTGCGGGAAAATCTGGTAGAGCAGGAAGTAAATCACGACGCCCGTGA
- a CDS encoding DUF420 domain-containing protein has product MQLTDMPALNALLNGLASVFLLAGFVFIKKGDRVRHRWCMLGALTMSALFLVSYVTYHVGMQRVHGAAHTKFVDPAWFRPYYLAILLTHLVGAIVIVPLVLVTVVKAWKERFDQHRKIARITWPIWMYVSVTGVVIYFLLYQIFPQPRP; this is encoded by the coding sequence ATGCAACTCACGGACATGCCCGCGCTCAACGCCCTGCTGAACGGGCTCGCGAGCGTCTTCCTCCTCGCGGGATTCGTGTTCATCAAGAAAGGCGACCGGGTCCGGCATCGATGGTGCATGCTCGGGGCGCTCACGATGTCCGCTCTCTTCCTCGTGAGTTACGTGACCTACCACGTCGGCATGCAGAGGGTCCACGGGGCGGCCCACACCAAGTTCGTCGACCCCGCGTGGTTTCGACCTTACTACCTGGCGATTCTTCTGACCCATCTGGTGGGCGCCATTGTCATTGTTCCTTTGGTGTTGGTGACCGTGGTGAAGGCATGGAAGGAGCGATTCGACCAGCACCGCAAGATCGCCCGCATCACCTGGCCGATTTGGATGTATGTCTCGGTCACGGGCGTCGTGATTTACTTCCTGCTCTACCAGATTTTCCCGCAGCCGCGCCCTTGA
- a CDS encoding SCO family protein, translated as MSVSGRSPFVILATGGVLAAVVIFLLTVMSRRKPADGLETRAAAPPVYKQVPSFSLTNHLGAAVDLDHWKGRVWVAQIIFTRCPGPCARMTQFFTQLQSRLPKDGSVRLVSLTSDPEYDTPEILSRYAEKAFAHASIWEFLTGTKRELSQLAIAGLGLTALDKEESERSSPEDLFIHSTISVVVDREGHVRGTVETLEPGAESSLMRLIEGLRQESGSRLE; from the coding sequence GTGAGCGTGTCAGGAAGGTCTCCATTCGTCATCCTGGCCACCGGAGGGGTCTTGGCGGCGGTCGTGATTTTTCTTTTGACGGTCATGTCTCGACGAAAGCCGGCGGACGGGCTTGAAACTCGGGCTGCGGCGCCGCCGGTCTACAAGCAGGTCCCCTCGTTTTCCCTCACAAATCACTTGGGCGCGGCGGTGGATTTGGATCATTGGAAGGGACGTGTCTGGGTGGCGCAGATCATTTTCACCCGGTGTCCAGGACCCTGTGCCCGCATGACGCAGTTCTTCACGCAGTTGCAATCCCGTCTGCCGAAGGATGGATCCGTGCGCCTCGTCAGCCTGACCAGCGATCCGGAATACGACACGCCCGAGATCCTTTCCCGCTATGCCGAGAAAGCCTTCGCCCACGCTTCCATCTGGGAGTTTTTGACGGGCACGAAGCGGGAACTGTCCCAGCTCGCCATCGCAGGACTGGGGTTAACCGCGCTGGACAAGGAAGAATCCGAGCGGTCGAGTCCCGAGGATCTGTTCATTCATAGCACGATTTCGGTCGTGGTGGATCGTGAGGGACACGTGCGAGGAACCGTGGAGACACTCGAGCCTGGGGCGGAATCGAGTCTGATGCGCCTGATCGAGGGGTTGCGCCAGGAGTCCGGGTCTCGCCTTGAATAG
- a CDS encoding cytochrome c oxidase subunit II, with protein MLSFIDLGKWLHLPILASEHGKDVDKLIIYVHWLMLVLFIGWTGYFCYVLFRFRRSRNPKADPVGVRSHFSTWLEVGVALVEAVLLIGFAVPLWAKVADEFPDERQSTVVRVTAQQFLWNSRYSGKDGKFGKQDERLVSSDNPLGLVKDDPDGKDDVVPPINLITVPVNKPVIAHITSMDVIHSFKVLPLRVTQDAIPGMSIPTHFVPTKEGRYLINCAQLCGNSHYSMKGFLDVVSVEKFDAWLAEHSKTSAGAAGGFE; from the coding sequence ATGCTCTCCTTCATCGATCTCGGCAAATGGCTGCATCTGCCCATCCTGGCCTCCGAACATGGCAAGGACGTGGACAAGCTGATTATCTATGTGCACTGGCTCATGCTGGTTCTGTTCATCGGCTGGACCGGTTACTTCTGTTACGTGCTCTTCCGTTTTCGCCGCAGCCGGAATCCCAAGGCTGATCCAGTCGGAGTGCGCAGTCATTTTTCGACCTGGCTGGAAGTCGGCGTCGCCCTGGTGGAAGCGGTCCTGCTGATTGGTTTCGCGGTGCCTCTGTGGGCGAAGGTGGCGGACGAGTTTCCGGACGAGCGTCAATCGACGGTGGTTCGGGTGACGGCCCAGCAGTTTCTCTGGAATTCGCGTTATTCCGGCAAGGACGGCAAGTTCGGCAAGCAGGACGAGCGCCTGGTCAGCTCGGACAATCCGCTCGGATTGGTCAAGGACGATCCTGACGGCAAAGACGACGTCGTGCCTCCGATCAATCTGATCACGGTGCCCGTGAACAAGCCGGTCATCGCACACATCACCTCCATGGATGTGATCCACTCCTTCAAAGTGTTGCCGTTGAGGGTGACGCAGGACGCCATTCCCGGCATGAGCATTCCGACCCATTTCGTTCCCACCAAAGAAGGGCGTTATCTTATCAATTGCGCGCAATTGTGCGGCAACTCTCACTACTCGATGAAAGGATTTCTCGATGTGGTAAGCGTGGAAAAGTTTGACGCCTGGCTGGCTGAACATTCGAAGACTTCGGCGGGTGCCGCCGGCGGATTCGAATAG
- a CDS encoding caa(3)-type oxidase subunit IV — protein sequence MGDSHSPEAIKKHLKVYIGVFLALLVGTLITVAMYAVHFDSVAVTVAVALFIASVKAFLVAGYFMHLVGEKKMIYGILLMTAFFFAGMMVLTLWSMNDAPKFTVF from the coding sequence ATGGGCGACTCTCATTCTCCGGAAGCCATCAAGAAGCATCTGAAGGTGTACATCGGCGTGTTCCTGGCGCTGCTCGTGGGAACGCTGATCACGGTGGCGATGTACGCCGTTCACTTCGACAGCGTGGCCGTGACGGTCGCGGTGGCGTTGTTCATCGCGTCGGTGAAGGCGTTCTTGGTGGCCGGATACTTCATGCACTTGGTCGGGGAGAAGAAGATGATCTACGGCATCCTGCTGATGACCGCCTTCTTTTTCGCAGGGATGATGGTTCTGACTCTCTGGTCCATGAACGACGCGCCGAAGTTCACCGTCTTTTAG
- a CDS encoding heme-copper oxidase subunit III gives MEIPYTSQAREDTGLYNAKLGIWLFLASEVMLFGALFSSYILLRVGADPGTWPHGLLNIPIGTFNTTVLITSSITVVLAWASLKMGNFKAYRKYQLVTLLCALGFVCIKAFEYHDKFVHYEVWTTDGKSVTGHLEGNPMFWTHHTLKQKNLSQITLHPDAFHYRVPSKQQAEESKAPGFVKHPPPVKIDTANIKRLSAFVPAHSTFFAIYFTLTALHALHVIGGALVIAYIWGPGAALWKKDPERYANRVEVSGLFWHFVDLVWIFLFPVLYLL, from the coding sequence ATGGAAATTCCCTATACTTCCCAAGCCCGCGAGGACACGGGCTTGTACAACGCCAAGCTGGGCATCTGGCTTTTTCTGGCTTCCGAAGTCATGCTTTTCGGAGCCCTCTTCTCCTCTTACATTCTCCTGCGGGTCGGGGCGGATCCTGGCACCTGGCCGCACGGTCTGCTGAACATCCCAATCGGGACGTTCAACACCACCGTGCTCATCACCTCGAGCATCACCGTGGTCCTGGCGTGGGCTTCGTTGAAGATGGGGAATTTCAAGGCTTACCGGAAATACCAGCTCGTCACGCTTCTGTGCGCGCTGGGCTTCGTCTGCATCAAGGCATTCGAGTACCACGACAAATTCGTGCACTACGAGGTTTGGACGACGGACGGCAAGAGCGTGACCGGGCATCTCGAGGGCAACCCGATGTTTTGGACGCATCACACGCTGAAGCAGAAAAACCTCAGCCAAATCACGCTGCACCCGGACGCCTTTCATTACCGTGTCCCTTCGAAGCAGCAGGCGGAAGAGTCGAAGGCGCCGGGATTCGTCAAGCATCCCCCACCGGTCAAAATCGACACCGCCAACATCAAGCGGCTGTCGGCGTTTGTTCCCGCCCATAGCACCTTTTTCGCGATCTATTTCACGCTGACGGCGCTGCACGCCTTGCACGTCATCGGGGGCGCACTGGTCATCGCCTACATCTGGGGGCCGGGCGCGGCCTTGTGGAAAAAGGATCCGGAGCGTTACGCGAATCGCGTCGAGGTCTCCGGTTTGTTTTGGCATTTCGTCGATCTGGTTTGGATCTTCCTCTTCCCCGTGCTGTATCTTCTGTAA